The Humulus lupulus chromosome 3, drHumLupu1.1, whole genome shotgun sequence genome window below encodes:
- the LOC133823731 gene encoding uncharacterized protein LOC133823731, which yields MAQHQGNVLNGDSAEPVVRTLRDYSTVQFGELPTEDPNTYIANFLELCGTFKYNRVIDDAIRLRLFPFSLRDRAKSWFKSLQANSITTWEALALKFLAKFFRPSKAAQLRGEINNFSQFDGESLYDVWERFKELLRKCPHHGIEQWMLVHNFYNEMAMNNYQWPSERDRNKKVVGMHELDAITALIAPVASLTKQLQKNSMATQANMMENFNRQANYPFSNLFNQGWRNQPNFAWRNNQGPQEIQHPMIQAPSHAPLQPPVLPVSQEKINELQAALLTLTNSQSQFMTETCSSIRNLEMQVGQLTNMLQSRPQGNFPSNTEVNPKEQCNAISLRSETKLEEPFKKSIPIPIVEAENEGKVEEEVIANLKKKQSPVSYEHHIKIPYPQRIQKKTLDK from the exons ATGGCCCAACATCAGGGCAATGTGTTGAATGGGGACTCTGCTGAGCCAGTAGTTCGAACACTCAGAGACTAT TCTACTGTCCAGTTTGGTGAACTCCCTACTGAGGACCCCAATACATACATAGCCAATTTCCTGGAGTTGTGTGGAACTTTTAAATATAATAGGGTCATCGACGATGCTATTAGACTGAGATTGTTCCCGTTCTCACTAcgggatagagctaaaagttggtttAAATCTCTTCAAGCTAATTCAATTACTACATGGGAGGCATTAGCTTTGAAATTTCTTGCTAAATTTTTCCGTCCATCCAAGGCTGCACAGTTAAGAGGGGAAATTAATAACTTCTCTCAATTTGATGGAGAGTCTCTTTATGATGTatgggagaggtttaaggagctTTTGAGGAAGTGTCCTCATCATGGGATTGAACAATGGATGTtagtccataatttttacaatg aaatggccatgaataactatcAGTGGCCTAGTGAACGGGATAGAAATAAGAAGGTAGTTGGTATGCATGAGTTGGATGCTATTACTGCTCTCATTGCTCCTGTTGCATCATTGACCAAGCAACTGCAAAAAAATTCTATGGCCACTCAA GCGAATATGATGGAAAATTTCAATAGGCAAGCTAATTATCCATTCTCCAACCTGTTCAACCAAGGGTGGAGAAATCAGCCTAATTTTGCATGGAGAAATAATCAGGGTCCTCAAGAAATTCAGCACCCTATGATTCAAGCTCCATCTCATGCACCGTTACAACCACCGGTACTACCTGTTTCTCAAGAGAAGATAAATGAGTTACAAGCTGCACTGTTAACTCTGACCAACTCTCAATCTCAATTTATGACAGAAACTTGCTCATCCATCAGGAATCTTGAGATGCAAGTTGGTCAGTTGACAAATATGTTACAAAGTAGGCCTCAAGGAAATTTCCCAAGTAATACAGAGGTGAATCCTAAAGAGCAGTGTAATGCAATCTCTTTGAGGAGTGAGACGAAGTTGGAAGAGCCATTTAAGAAGTCTATACCTATACCAATAGTTGAAGCTGAGAATGAGGGTAAGGTAGAAGAAGAGGTTATTGCCAACCTTAAGAAGAAGCAGTCACCTGTGAGCTATGAGCACCACAtcaagattccatatcctcagCGAATTCAAAAGAAGACCCTTGACAAGTAG
- the LOC133823730 gene encoding uncharacterized protein LOC133823730, giving the protein MSLNVARFNKDNLLDDSDDEFGEILLYFACEEYNQLYLSKQPCRNSALSGHEYVMEVLHGHWSRCYDLLRMNKDVFKLFCGVLKEIFLLKNSRYLSVEEQVAMFLFVIDHNERHRVVVERFQHSISTTSHYFRKVLKAICRLSKELITPPSFDVTPPQIRFDPRYYPFFKNCVGAINGTYISAHVPIDEQIPYRGRKVDTTQNVMCVCSFDMKFTYVVPGWEGSANDAQILLECATNLDYGFPMPPQGKYYLVDSGYTNMPGFLSPYRGERYHLGQYTDLNPIGKKELFNYRHSSLRNVIERCFGVLKARFPILKQMHSYDLRIQKYIVIACCGIHNFTRINAEADVYFDGGEGNSDVQTITLQSTDETLTGSVEFSISRTHIREMAHVHDEIADHIWRASRR; this is encoded by the exons ATGTCTTTAAACGTTGCTCGGTTCAATAAGGATAATTTACTGGACGATTCAGATGATGAGTTTGGAGAGATTTTGCTATATTTTGCTTGCGAGGAATATAATCAATTATATCTATCTAAGCAACCTTGTAGAAATTCAGCTCTTTCAGGCCATGAATACGTTATGGAAGTGTTGCACGGGCATTGGAGTAGGTGTTATGATTTGCTTAGAATGAACAAAGATGTCTTCAAACTATTTTGTGGTGttctaaaagaaatttttttattgaagAACTCACGATATCTGTCTGTTGAAGAACAAGTGGCTATGTTCTTATTTGTGATTGACCATAATGAACGACATCGTGTGGTTGTTGAACGATTTCAACACTCCATCTCAACCACATCTCATTATTTTAGGAAGGTTTTGAAGGCAATATGTCGTCTATCCAAAGAACTAATTACTCCACCTTCATTTGATGTAACTCCTCCACAAATTCGATTCGATCCAAGATACTATCCATTTTTTAAG aatTGTGTTGGAGCTATAAATGGGACTTATATTTCTGCGCATGTTCCAATTGATGAACAAATACCATATCGAGGTCGAAAAGTGGATACAACTCAGAACGTTATGTGTGTATGTTCATTTGACATGAAGTTCACATACGTTGTCCCTGGATGGGAAGGATCAGCTAATGATGCACAGATTCTTCTAGAATGTGCCACAAACCTAGATTATGGATTTCCAATGCCGCCCCAAG GAAAATATTATCTTGTTGATTCTGGCTATACAAACATGCCTGGTTTTCTTTCGCCATACCGAGGGGAAAGGTATCATTTGGGCCAATACACAGATCTTAATCCCATAGGAAAAAAAGAGCTTTTCAATTATCGACACTCTTCCTTGAGAAATGTCATTGAGCGGTGTTTCGGCGTGTTGAAGGCCCGTTTTCCAATCCTAAAGCAAATGCATTCATATGATCTAAGAATACAAAAGTACATTGTCATTGCTTGCTGTGGGATTCATAATTTTACAAGGATAAATGCAGAAGCAGATGTATATTTTGATGGAGGTGAAGGAAATTCTGATGTACAGACCATTACTTTACAAAGCACGGATGAAACTTTGACTGGTAGTGTAGAGTTCAGTATTTCTAGAACTCATATACGTGAAATGGCTCATGTTCATGATGAAATTGCTGATCATATATGGAGAGCTAGTCGACGATAG